In Gemmata obscuriglobus, a single genomic region encodes these proteins:
- a CDS encoding TIGR02996 domain-containing protein has protein sequence MQTEAEAFLQRIRAYPDDDAQRLIFADWLDEEGDPRGRFIRVQLALAHLPEGDRARPALLAEERQLLAAHRDTWEAPLRGLISGPVFRRGFVDEVKVEAKQFLQHAHRIFDATPVRRVHLLDVGGNLPAVMQCPYLSRLSALTVYAQHASEPLARAVARSPHLGALRVLHLGRNRLADDAVEHLAGSPNLPALEELDLSENEIGETGALALAGSPHLGNLRRLELRENRLGPGGAEALAGSDRLTSLRTLGLGENEIGTPRLLSLARPHALLTVPVLDLTMNELTHTGLQAILGRRAADHTAIRLEELHLGSNTLNDAGAVVLAHSPHLAGLTALTLTSCGIGDEGVRALANSPHLERVDLLDLSNNPIGETGFRALLNSPYWRGLRRLVYSPLNLTHEMRKALDQKYNRPPRRV, from the coding sequence ATGCAGACCGAGGCCGAAGCCTTCCTTCAGCGCATCCGGGCGTACCCGGACGACGACGCGCAGCGGCTCATCTTCGCCGACTGGCTCGACGAGGAGGGCGACCCGCGCGGGCGGTTCATTCGCGTGCAACTGGCGCTGGCGCACCTTCCCGAGGGCGACCGGGCGCGCCCGGCGCTACTGGCCGAGGAGCGCCAGCTACTCGCGGCCCATCGCGACACCTGGGAGGCACCGCTTCGCGGGCTCATAAGCGGACCGGTGTTCCGCCGCGGGTTCGTGGACGAAGTGAAGGTCGAGGCGAAGCAGTTCCTTCAGCACGCGCACCGGATCTTCGACGCTACGCCGGTGCGGCGCGTCCACCTGCTCGACGTGGGCGGGAACCTGCCGGCGGTCATGCAGTGCCCGTATTTGAGCCGGCTGTCGGCGCTAACGGTGTACGCGCAGCACGCGAGCGAGCCGCTGGCCCGCGCCGTCGCGCGGTCGCCACACCTCGGTGCGCTGCGGGTCCTTCACCTCGGCCGGAACCGGCTGGCCGACGACGCGGTAGAGCACCTGGCGGGTTCCCCCAACCTGCCGGCGCTTGAAGAACTCGATCTGAGCGAAAACGAGATCGGCGAAACCGGCGCGCTCGCGCTGGCGGGGTCACCGCACCTCGGGAACCTCCGGCGGCTGGAGCTGCGCGAGAACCGGCTCGGCCCCGGCGGGGCGGAAGCGCTCGCGGGGTCCGACCGGCTCACCTCGCTGCGGACGCTGGGACTGGGCGAGAACGAAATCGGCACCCCGCGGCTGCTCTCGCTGGCGCGCCCGCACGCGCTGCTCACCGTGCCGGTCCTGGACCTCACGATGAACGAGCTGACGCACACGGGCCTCCAGGCGATTTTGGGGCGGCGGGCGGCCGACCACACGGCAATCCGGCTGGAGGAGTTGCACCTCGGGTCCAACACGCTCAACGACGCGGGCGCCGTGGTGCTCGCCCACAGCCCCCACCTCGCGGGCCTCACCGCCCTCACCCTGACGAGTTGCGGCATCGGGGACGAAGGGGTCCGGGCGCTGGCCAACAGCCCGCACCTCGAGCGGGTCGACCTGCTCGACCTGAGCAACAATCCGATCGGCGAAACCGGCTTTCGGGCGCTGCTCAACAGCCCATACTGGCGCGGCCTGCGGCGGCTCGTGTACTCACCTCTGAACCTCACGCACGAGATGCGAAAAGCCCTGGACCAGAAGTACAACCGCCCGCCCCGGCGGGTGTAA
- a CDS encoding DUF1559 domain-containing protein, translating into MRVAFTLIELLVVIAIIAILIGLLLPAVQKVREAAARLKCKNNLKQIGLALHNCHDRGSAFPPGYTSTAANSDAGPGWGWAAHLLPDLEQDNLHRGIDFTQPITAAGNHDAVRQVNVPFFRCPSDPRQEPIQPAEFTAAAGLTTPLGRTNYVACYGNTPFLGESAAVLTTHLVVDGVSGKGMFYRNSRTRIADVTDGLSNTLAVGEKNAKNTMATWVGVIPGSQWRSANDTANYGGVPSNIAAAKVLGHACRQHPPSAEAGVAEDFSSPHINGVNMLFADGSVHAVRTSIDMGVYPFTASISDGRALSIDF; encoded by the coding sequence GTGCGAGTCGCCTTTACCCTGATCGAGTTGCTGGTGGTGATCGCGATCATCGCCATTCTGATCGGGCTCCTGCTTCCCGCCGTTCAGAAGGTGCGTGAGGCGGCGGCCCGGCTGAAGTGCAAGAACAACCTGAAGCAGATCGGGCTGGCGCTCCACAACTGCCACGACCGCGGCAGCGCGTTCCCGCCGGGGTACACTTCGACGGCGGCCAACTCCGATGCCGGTCCGGGTTGGGGGTGGGCCGCGCACCTGCTGCCCGACTTGGAGCAGGACAACCTGCATCGGGGCATCGACTTCACGCAGCCGATCACGGCAGCGGGAAACCACGACGCGGTGCGCCAGGTGAACGTGCCGTTTTTCCGGTGCCCGTCGGACCCGCGGCAGGAGCCGATTCAGCCGGCAGAATTCACCGCCGCCGCCGGCCTGACCACGCCGCTGGGGCGCACCAACTACGTCGCGTGCTACGGGAACACGCCGTTTCTGGGCGAGTCCGCGGCCGTTCTGACCACGCACCTCGTTGTTGATGGGGTGAGCGGGAAGGGCATGTTCTACCGCAACAGCAGGACGCGGATCGCGGACGTGACTGACGGGCTCTCGAATACGCTCGCTGTCGGCGAGAAGAACGCGAAGAACACGATGGCGACGTGGGTGGGGGTGATTCCGGGCTCGCAGTGGCGCAGCGCGAACGACACCGCGAACTACGGCGGGGTGCCGTCCAACATCGCGGCGGCGAAGGTGCTGGGGCACGCGTGCCGGCAGCACCCGCCGAGCGCGGAAGCGGGTGTCGCCGAGGACTTCTCGTCGCCCCACATTAACGGCGTCAACATGCTGTTCGCGGACGGGTCCGTTCACGCGGTGCGCACGAGCATTGACATGGGCGTGTACCCGTTCACCGCCAGCATTTCCGACGGCCGCGCGCTCAGCATCGATTTCTGA
- a CDS encoding DUF1801 domain-containing protein, translated as MSEDKTNSKAKRAPRVNRADKPAAATGAKAKSVATAGAGGPSASRLIDQRISDLGGWRGEALARVRALILQADPQVTEEWKWNNPVWSHHGIVCTGEAYTKAVKLTFARGASVPDPSRLFNSSLEGNTRRAIDIHEGEEVDGDAFKALVAAAIAQNLTSVKKARSGAHEVGPVKLLSGGNPQIAKGDGDAPVQAYIAAMPGWKHDIGRWIDALVVRAVPGVCKAVKWNSPFYGVAGRGWFLSVHCLTKYVKVTFFRGLSLQPVPSGGTPKSKDARWIDIYEGDALDEAQMTAWVEQAAALPGWAP; from the coding sequence ATGTCTGAGGATAAGACGAATTCCAAGGCCAAACGCGCGCCTCGGGTAAACAGGGCTGATAAGCCGGCTGCCGCGACCGGCGCGAAAGCCAAGTCGGTAGCGACAGCCGGCGCCGGCGGGCCGTCCGCTTCCCGCCTCATCGACCAGCGGATAAGTGACCTGGGGGGATGGCGCGGGGAGGCGCTGGCTCGGGTGCGGGCGCTGATCCTGCAAGCCGATCCCCAGGTGACCGAAGAGTGGAAGTGGAACAATCCGGTTTGGTCCCATCACGGCATCGTCTGTACCGGTGAGGCGTACACAAAGGCCGTAAAGCTCACGTTCGCCCGCGGTGCCAGCGTCCCGGACCCGTCGCGGCTCTTCAATTCCAGCCTGGAAGGCAACACCCGAAGAGCGATCGATATTCACGAAGGCGAAGAGGTTGATGGGGATGCGTTCAAAGCGCTTGTCGCCGCCGCAATCGCTCAGAACCTGACATCGGTGAAAAAAGCACGATCGGGTGCGCATGAGGTCGGCCCGGTGAAACTCCTTTCGGGCGGAAACCCGCAGATTGCGAAGGGAGACGGTGACGCCCCGGTGCAGGCGTACATCGCCGCAATGCCGGGTTGGAAGCACGACATCGGCCGCTGGATCGACGCGCTCGTCGTCCGGGCGGTGCCCGGCGTGTGCAAAGCCGTGAAGTGGAACTCGCCGTTTTACGGCGTCGCAGGACGAGGTTGGTTTCTGAGCGTCCACTGCCTGACGAAGTACGTCAAGGTGACCTTCTTTCGGGGGCTCTCGTTGCAACCCGTTCCCTCCGGTGGCACGCCGAAGAGCAAGGACGCACGCTGGATCGACATCTACGAAGGCGACGCGCTCGATGAGGCGCAGATGACGGCCTGGGTGGAACAGGCGGCGGCGTTGCCCGGCTGGGCGCCTTGA
- a CDS encoding DUF1559 domain-containing protein produces MPSFKVQCPSCEAPVLIKNPNLVGTKVECPKCKYRFKVEEPAAEVAAAGADPTKDKDAAKEKDKKAEKKAKSGGGGKNKKLVPIVAGVVALVVLIGGAVAFLGGDGKKPKKDPFAVGSGPSRTGSASPEETQPEDGNKEKTSAPVTPSVPSSDKVTSNLLPGQAVAVYRINVDQLRGGPVYAALVDQPMTALFNGTLGFNPDDVDTYIHCVAGDGRDPFGVIKLKSPAKAADRLAKMPLKSAPKAVKGRDLHEFRSAPLLHAISHAVAMRSLFGDLYSALPPAAAAPPKDKPHGVCVLDTQHVLVGDYGLLERFLGELDANGYPPFKSDLDVLVVPATPPSTPPTDGAPAPAPEPAPTQPQPKPPAKQPASGAQTSSTINAYRTIEPTLKRALDDMEADRAARTVLVYAEKFDARQYDPKLLKKEYQILATTLDPIASRLRYIAANVTAFGYQQFAANVQLTLADVADARTLAKEKVAPGLTMVTELFKLYLTTPVEFRDYTVAGGGFPGTGQPGNGLPGMPPGSGFPGAGPGRFGPGGDGEEGRTPPGGIGPGRINPGSMGPGGAGPGRMGPGGLGSGSMGPGAMPGGMGSGSMGPGAMPGSMGPGGVLPGGEAPALPPSHFDLYHRDDQLLIAIDLFWNDFTYRTTVAPRVIGIANQIKGKVAVFSGEAGLHALATVAPRVLSTAKTTPRGTWDRAKSDPARLGLEYPPIQRVSLFAELLPHLGRGSLAGQIDRNAAWYALEYDPVDPNNPTVPPRKRVDNVTPGGEWIPELLVPSYPQSAWRATSPYAPDHTFGATNYVAIAGTGLNAARLDPNSSDPEVKKKLGMTGYNWGSRAEDVTDGLANTIYLMQTPPGLQQPWIAGGGATVRGFNEDDPMAGFRHANGGKPGTYALMGDGSVRFVPANVDKKVLLALGTRAGGDMADLADVNTAAPLSALPKPAGPVAPKPAPPAPENKTTTPPPAKTEPKGSPDATPAPREKKEGEKKEGEK; encoded by the coding sequence ATGCCGAGTTTCAAGGTCCAGTGTCCGAGCTGCGAGGCCCCGGTTCTCATCAAGAATCCGAACCTCGTCGGCACCAAGGTCGAATGCCCGAAGTGCAAGTACCGGTTCAAGGTCGAAGAGCCGGCCGCTGAGGTCGCTGCGGCCGGCGCCGATCCGACCAAAGACAAAGACGCCGCCAAAGAGAAAGACAAGAAGGCCGAGAAGAAGGCCAAATCCGGCGGGGGCGGGAAGAACAAGAAGCTGGTGCCGATCGTCGCCGGGGTGGTCGCGCTGGTGGTGCTCATCGGCGGCGCGGTCGCGTTCCTCGGGGGCGACGGCAAGAAGCCGAAAAAGGACCCGTTCGCGGTGGGCTCCGGCCCCAGCAGAACCGGTTCGGCGTCTCCCGAAGAGACGCAACCCGAGGACGGCAACAAGGAAAAGACGAGCGCCCCGGTCACACCGTCGGTCCCGTCCAGCGACAAGGTGACTTCCAACCTGCTCCCCGGGCAGGCGGTGGCCGTGTACCGGATCAACGTGGATCAGTTGCGCGGCGGGCCGGTGTACGCGGCGCTGGTCGACCAACCGATGACGGCGCTGTTCAATGGCACGCTCGGGTTCAACCCGGACGACGTGGACACCTACATCCACTGCGTCGCCGGCGACGGCCGCGACCCGTTCGGCGTCATCAAGCTCAAGAGCCCGGCAAAGGCAGCGGACCGGCTGGCGAAGATGCCGCTGAAGTCCGCGCCCAAGGCGGTCAAGGGCCGCGACCTGCACGAGTTCCGTTCGGCCCCGCTGCTGCACGCGATTTCGCACGCAGTGGCGATGCGGTCGCTGTTCGGGGACCTGTACTCCGCCCTCCCGCCGGCCGCCGCGGCCCCGCCGAAGGACAAGCCCCACGGCGTGTGCGTCCTCGACACCCAACACGTCCTCGTCGGCGATTACGGGCTGCTCGAGCGGTTCCTCGGCGAACTCGACGCCAACGGCTACCCTCCGTTCAAGAGCGACCTGGACGTGCTGGTGGTCCCGGCCACGCCGCCCAGCACGCCGCCGACGGACGGGGCACCGGCCCCCGCACCGGAACCCGCCCCCACACAGCCGCAGCCGAAGCCTCCGGCGAAGCAACCGGCGTCTGGCGCCCAAACGTCCTCCACGATCAACGCCTACCGCACCATCGAGCCGACGCTCAAGCGGGCCCTTGACGACATGGAGGCCGACCGCGCCGCCCGCACGGTGCTGGTGTACGCCGAGAAGTTCGACGCCCGCCAGTACGACCCGAAGCTGCTGAAGAAGGAGTACCAGATCCTCGCGACCACGCTCGACCCGATCGCGTCGCGGCTGCGGTACATCGCCGCGAACGTGACCGCGTTCGGCTACCAGCAGTTCGCCGCGAACGTGCAGCTCACGCTCGCCGACGTGGCCGACGCGCGGACCCTGGCTAAAGAGAAGGTCGCGCCGGGGCTGACGATGGTCACCGAGCTGTTCAAGCTGTACCTGACCACCCCGGTCGAGTTCCGCGACTACACGGTGGCCGGCGGCGGCTTCCCCGGCACCGGCCAACCGGGCAACGGCCTCCCCGGGATGCCTCCGGGTAGCGGGTTCCCCGGCGCCGGGCCGGGCCGCTTCGGCCCCGGTGGCGACGGGGAAGAAGGCCGCACGCCCCCGGGCGGTATCGGGCCGGGCCGGATCAATCCGGGCAGCATGGGGCCGGGGGGCGCTGGCCCAGGTCGCATGGGGCCGGGGGGCCTCGGGTCTGGGAGCATGGGGCCGGGCGCCATGCCGGGGGGCATGGGGTCTGGGAGCATGGGGCCAGGAGCTATGCCCGGCAGCATGGGGCCGGGGGGCGTCCTACCCGGCGGCGAGGCCCCGGCACTCCCGCCGTCGCACTTCGACCTGTACCACCGGGACGATCAATTGCTGATCGCGATTGACCTGTTCTGGAACGACTTCACGTACCGCACCACGGTCGCGCCGCGGGTGATCGGCATCGCGAACCAGATCAAGGGTAAGGTGGCGGTGTTCTCGGGCGAAGCGGGCCTGCACGCCCTCGCGACGGTCGCGCCGCGGGTGCTGAGCACGGCCAAAACGACCCCGCGCGGCACCTGGGACCGGGCGAAATCCGATCCGGCCCGCCTCGGGCTGGAGTACCCGCCGATCCAGCGCGTCAGCCTGTTCGCCGAACTGCTGCCGCACCTCGGGCGCGGCAGCCTGGCGGGCCAGATCGACCGGAACGCCGCGTGGTACGCCCTGGAGTACGACCCCGTGGACCCGAACAACCCGACGGTCCCGCCCCGCAAGCGCGTGGACAACGTGACCCCGGGCGGCGAATGGATACCCGAACTGCTGGTCCCCTCGTACCCGCAGTCGGCGTGGCGGGCCACCAGCCCGTACGCCCCGGACCACACGTTCGGCGCCACCAACTACGTCGCGATCGCCGGCACCGGCCTGAACGCGGCCCGGCTCGACCCGAACTCGTCGGACCCGGAGGTGAAGAAGAAGTTGGGGATGACCGGGTACAACTGGGGCTCGCGCGCCGAGGACGTGACCGACGGGCTGGCGAACACGATCTACCTGATGCAGACCCCGCCGGGGTTGCAGCAGCCGTGGATCGCGGGCGGCGGCGCGACGGTCCGCGGGTTCAACGAGGACGACCCCATGGCCGGGTTCCGCCACGCCAACGGCGGCAAACCCGGTACATACGCGCTCATGGGAGACGGGTCGGTGCGGTTCGTCCCCGCCAACGTGGACAAGAAAGTTCTTCTGGCGCTCGGCACGCGCGCCGGCGGTGACATGGCAGATCTCGCGGACGTCAACACGGCCGCCCCGCTATCCGCACTGCCGAAGCCGGCCGGCCCGGTCGCCCCGAAACCCGCCCCGCCGGCGCCCGAAAACAAAACGACCACGCCCCCGCCGGCCAAAACCGAACCGAAGGGCTCTCCTGACGCGACGCCGGCGCCCCGCGAAAAGAAAGAGGGCGAAAAGAAAGAGGGCGAAAAGTAA
- a CDS encoding alpha/beta fold hydrolase: protein MRSPLKGLFDRLRPRQYGRREPLVLINGLAEQAESWYRNRKFWSRYFEVLTPNILAYEGDALHARINAKQPVTVEYLVEQLHTYLTQFVQTPPYHLVASSLGGKVAVEFAAKYPQLVNRVVLLCPSGMGDKEQLPIIEGVVGRNARAMVESVFHKPRRADGGLLRYYRSKFANRKWQKGFIRSVRGTLDHVVRDKMRLVTAPTLLVTASGDKVCDPQTAEDAARELPNGHFRKIERCGHAPHIEKHWLINRLVVDFLSSTRPTAHPSWTKLILAKAPRASK from the coding sequence ATGCGTTCCCCGCTCAAGGGGCTGTTCGACCGACTGCGGCCGCGGCAGTACGGGCGGCGCGAGCCGCTCGTGCTCATCAACGGCCTGGCCGAACAAGCCGAATCGTGGTACCGCAACCGCAAGTTCTGGTCGCGGTACTTCGAAGTGCTGACGCCCAACATCCTCGCCTACGAGGGCGACGCGCTCCACGCGCGCATCAACGCCAAACAGCCCGTCACCGTCGAATATCTTGTTGAGCAACTCCACACGTACCTGACGCAGTTCGTTCAGACGCCGCCGTACCACCTCGTCGCCAGCAGCCTCGGCGGCAAGGTCGCGGTCGAGTTCGCGGCCAAGTACCCCCAGCTCGTGAACCGGGTGGTGCTCCTGTGCCCGTCCGGGATGGGCGACAAGGAGCAGCTGCCCATCATTGAGGGCGTCGTCGGTCGCAACGCCCGCGCGATGGTGGAGAGCGTGTTCCACAAGCCCCGGCGGGCCGACGGCGGGCTGCTCCGCTACTACCGGTCGAAGTTCGCGAACCGCAAGTGGCAGAAGGGGTTCATCCGGTCCGTGCGCGGGACGCTCGACCACGTCGTGCGCGACAAGATGAGGCTGGTGACGGCGCCGACCCTGCTGGTCACCGCGTCGGGCGATAAGGTGTGCGACCCTCAGACGGCCGAGGACGCCGCCCGCGAACTGCCCAACGGCCACTTCCGCAAGATCGAGCGGTGCGGGCACGCGCCGCACATCGAGAAGCACTGGTTGATCAACCGACTGGTCGTAGACTTCCTCAGTTCGACGCGACCCACCGCGCACCCGTCGTGGACCAAACTCATCCTGGCGAAGGCCCCCCGAGCGAGCAAATGA